Proteins co-encoded in one Anguilla anguilla isolate fAngAng1 chromosome 16, fAngAng1.pri, whole genome shotgun sequence genomic window:
- the LOC118215797 gene encoding P3 protein-like, with amino-acid sequence MENRVSATPLRPLSAKTMRTVLAFGCLFFVTRGEDPQTPTAGMSIANQNSNVTAGGDSRYIHIGDGTAQEFEFPENTKGVIVIWSQYRSAAGWRGRESSSQTVNVHSLNPEVLAILNVSDSGREGPVRSYVVGIRSGVAGQALLRIQLMDLDQDSRSVLVEERSDYSIRVSPESDDPSGEHFQSGGLSHFSENPLLFALLPLIFINKCAFGCKVEVEVLRSLGRSPVPLLLGVASQFLVMPVYAYCLSWLASLPKAQALGLVITCSAPGGGGGYLYSLLLGGDVTLAISMTLVSTVAAAAMMPLSSALYGWLLGVHATLHVPFVKILGTLLFIAIPISLGVAVKLRLPGLSRALLALIRPFSFLLIVGGVFMAYRMGASILARVRPRIVVAGVTVPVFGLLLGYAAARGAGLDSPRRRTVAIEVGVQNSLLALAVMQLSFRRSEADFASQAPFIVALSSTSEMLLLVLAHLAHRWLRPPAPTDT; translated from the coding sequence ATGGAGAACCGCGTTTCTGCGACGCCTCTCCGCCCTCTGTCCGCCAAAACGATGAGGACGGTCCTAGCATTTGGTTGTCTCTTCTTTGTCACCAGAGGAGAAGACCCACAGACGCCAACAGCGGGCATGTCCATAGCTAACCAAAACAGTAACGTAACGGCCGGCGGCGACAGTAGATACATACACATCGGCGATGGGACGGCGCAGGAATTTGAATTTCCCGAAAACACCAAGGGAGTGATTGTAATTTGGAGCCAGTATCGGAGCGCAGCTGGCTGGAGGGGCCGGGAGAGCTCGAGTCAGACGGTGAATGTGCACTCTCTAAACCCGGAGGTTCTGGCCATCCTGAACGTGAGCGACAGCGGGCGTGAGGGGCCGGTGAGGAGCTACGTGGTCGGCATCAGGTCGGGCGTGGCCGGGCAAGCGCTGTTGCGAATCCAGCTAATGGACCTGGACCAGGACTCCCGGTCGGTCCTGGTGGAGGAGCGGTCCGATTACTCCATCAGGGTGTCCCCCGAGAGCGACGACCCGTCCGGCGAGCATTTCCAGTCGGGCGGGCTGTCCCACTTCTCGGAGAACCCGCTCCTCTTCGCACTGCTGCCCCTCATCTTCATAAACAAGTGTGCCTTTGGCTGcaaggtggaggtggaggtgctgCGGTCCCTGGGCCGCAGCCCGGTGCCCCTGCTCCTGGGCGTGGCCAGCCAGTTCCTGGTCATGCCCGTGTATGCCTACTGCCTGTCCTGGTTGGCATCTCTGCCCAAAGCTCAGGCCCTGGGGCTGGTCATCACCTGCTCCGcccccgggggcgggggcggctaCCTGTACAGCCTGCTGCTGGGCGGCGACGTCACGCTGGCCATCTCCATGACGCTGGTCTCcacggtggcggcggcggccatgATGCCCCTGTCCTCGGCCCTGTACGGGTGGCTGCTGGGCGTGCACGCCACGCTGCACGTGCCCTTCGTCAAGATCCTGGGCACCCTCCTCTTCATCGCCATCCCCATCTCGCTGGGCGTGGCGGTGAAGCTGCGGCTGCCGGGGCTGAGCCGCGCCCTGCTGGCGCTGATCCGCCCCTTCAGCTTCCTGCTGATCGTGGGCGGGGTCTTCATGGCGTACCGCATGGGCGCGTCCATCCTGGCGCGGGTGCGGCCGCGCATCGTGGTGGCGGGCGTGACCGTGCCGGTGTTCGGGCTGCTGCTGGGCTACGCGGcggcgcggggggcggggctggactCGCCGCGGCGCCGGACGGTGGCCATCGAGGTGGGCGTGCAGAACAGCCTCCTGGCGCTGGCCGTCATGCAGCTGTCCTTCCGGAGGTCCGAGGCGGACTTCGCCTCGCAGGCGCCCTTCATCGTGGCGCTCAGCAGCACCTCCGAGAtgctcctcctcgtcctcgccCACCTGGCCCaccgctggctccgccccccggcccccacggACACCTGA